ACCGTCGATTCATTCCATTGCAGAAACACCTCGAAGTTCGGAAAGGCAAGAAATGCGGGGCCATGTCTGCCCATCGGTAGCAACAAAGCCGCCGTACCGCTGCCACTTAAAGCACTGCCATCAGCATCCTTGACACCTTGCACCGCCCAATCCTCCAAAGGCAAGCGACTATTCAAGCGGGCGAGTGACCAATCCATTGCCGCAGGTACCTTAACTTCTTGCAACCACGGCTCGCCCGCCCGCCAACCGTTAACCTTGAGCAAATTCGCCGCAGACGCCAAGGCATCAGCACTGGAATGAATCAGATCACGGTGCTTATCGCCATCAAAATCCACCGCGTAACGATCATAACTGGATGCCATGAATTGCAATTGCCCCACCTCACCCGCCCATGCACCGCGCATTTTTGCGGGGGTCAAATCACCTTTTTGCAGCAATTGCAGCGCACTGAGCAATTCGGCACGAAACATTTCCGGGCGACGGCAATCATGTGCCAACGTTACCAGCGAACGTAGCGTGGAAAAATCGCCCGTGACTGCCCCAAAATCGGTTTCCAAGCCCCATAGCGCCACCAGAATTTCAGCCGGTACGCCGTATTCCTGCTCGATGCGCTTCAGCAACGCCGCGTGTTTTTTCAGATGCGTGCGCCCCAATCCCAAACGGTTTGCACTGACTTTTTTGGTGGCAAAGGTGAGGAAATCCTGCGCGAATACTTGCTGCGAACGGTCACGCTGAATCGCAGTAGGATCAGGTTTGAGGTTATTGAGTACGTCTGCTGGCAAACCGGCGGCGGTAGCTTCTTGCTGGAAATCCGCTATCCAACCCTTAAAATCCGGTGGCGTGCAATCGGCGTACACGGCTGAACCTGACAACATCCCCATAGTGAACAACACGGTTTTTAAATACTGCATGGTGCGGCTGATTCCTTGTTAGCATCCCAATAATACGACGCATTATAGCAGGCTGATGGTTATGATGGCGGGAACTGCAAATCCCTAACAAAAATACTAGCAGCCAGCGTGAGAGTTAGGTAAGATTAGCGCCCTACCTTACTCCCCCCTGCCCGGATGGTGAAATCGGTAGACACAAGAGACTTAAAATCTCTCGCTGGTAACAGCGTGCCGGTTCGAGTCCGGCTCCGGGCACCATTTTTTTCAAGGCGTTACGCCATTTTACCCGCTGCATCATTTTCGCCCTTTTTGGTCGGGGTCATGTTGGGGTCATTGGTGTGCGATTTTCGGGGACAAGCCGCAAAAGATTAGCGCCCTACCCTATGAGCAAAAAAAAGCCGCATCAGGTGAGGCGGCTTTGTTGATCGGTTGTTGATTCGGGTCATAACATCGCGATAAACCAGCCTACCCCGGCGACGTAAAAACCTATGACAAATTGCCATGCATCGCTGCCTACTTCGTCGAGCAAATCCATGTCTAGCTTTTTTGCTTTGGGGAATATTAACCCCGCTCCGATGGTAAAAAAGACGGATTGAATAAATCCAGTTCCCCACCACAATTCCCGCGCTTCTTGCCATTTTGCAAGCTGAATTAATTGCTCAGGTTCGATTAGCCACATGACCATTAATAATAGTCCGATGGAATAAGCCGCCCTAGCCCATTGTCTTCGATCTTGATACAAAATATTTACCTCACTTACTGATTAATATAAATGTTAATACAAAAAAGCCGAGAATAATCCCGGCTCTTTGATGGTTATTTAATGCGGGTCAGGTGCTACCCTGCCCGCTTTGGTGATTATGCTTTCAAATATTTTGTTTTCCTATTTCCGGGTGTGTATTCAGGATTAATAATCAGCTTTCCCTCTGCTACGCCACGTTGCCCGAACTTGTCCCAGATAATGGCTAATTTTGCCTTGTTCAGTCCTGCCCGCTTCGAGTCGATGTGAGCGTTAACAAAGTCGGCAAATGCGCCTTCTGATGATTTAACAGTTCCATCGAGAACGCCAGTTATCCACAGACGATAGAGAGCGCTCAACTGTCCGCCCTCACTACCCTTTAGGTAGTCCGGGGTAGTCGCTGGGGTAGTCCGTTCACTACCCTTTAGGTAGTCCGGGGTAGTGGTTGGGGTAGTCGCTGGGGTAGTCCGATCACTACCCTTTAGGTAGTCCGGGGTAGTCGCTGGGGTAGTGGTTGGGGTAGTCCGTTCACTACCCTTTAGGTAGTCCGGGGTAGTGGTTGGGGTAGCGGTTGGAAGGGGTAGCGGATAGTGCTCTTCGGCAGTGCCTAACGCGGGGTTGTGCAAGCCGGTTGCCCCGGTGCGTTGGCTGAACGGCATGGCAGGGGAAGGGGTAGCAGGTGCTTCGCTTTTGGCGATTTTAGCCGCTACTTTTTGAAGGTCGCCGTCATCCAGATCAGCAGGGTTAAATAGTTTTGAATAGCCATCGAATACCGCTGCTTGAATATCGGCTTCAGATTTTGCACCTGATTTTTTTACCGCATCCACTAACGCACGGATAGTTTCAGCAACAGACTGGCGCTTGATTTCCGGGGCAGGGGATTCACTGAAAACCTTGCCCGCTTCATAATCCTGCATTTGCTCTTTATACAAGCGCTGGACATTGGCTAACTGTTCCGGTGATTGTTTCATGTTCGCTGGTTTAATTTCAGGTCTGTCTAATTCAATCGAATCAGGTTTTTTAAATGCTGATTCGATTTTATCGCCCACGGTTTTTAATGTGTCGCCAGTTTTTGCCGCCATCTGTTCGCGGGCATTTTGTGCGCGTGCATATTCGGTGGCGATAACTTCAGGGGATGATTTTAATCCCGCCTCAACTTTTGCCGCGTATTCGCCCACAGTTTGTTTGGCAGAGTTCGCGCCGCTGGTGAATGCGGATACTGGAGCGGATTCGTTCCGATCGGAATAGGTGCTGATACTGCCATCGAATTTCCGGGGCGGTTGGCGTAACTTGCGGGTCACGTCGTAACCATTGTCTATGAGTTTCTGGCGTGCGCGGTTGAAATCACCGCCCAAGTAATGAAAGGCATACTCGAACATCGAGATAATAATCACGCTGAACAACAGGCTGGCAGTTTTGCCGCTGACACCTAACCATTCCACGATCACACCCACGATGGGAAAATAATTGCTTTCGTCCTTTTCCATCGACTTGGCTTTATCCAGCAGGGCGGTGGCTTGTTGTTGGCTTGCTGCGTTGTGGGTGGCAATCATCTTGTTTACCGCATCCACACGCGCCGCGCTGCCATCACAATGTTTTTCTTTGCCTTGCGCCAGTCGAGCTTGGCACTGTGCGAGCTTCACTTCAGCGGCTTGCAGGTCGGCAGAGTAGGGGTTATAGCTGGTGCTGGCGCTATTACCGAGCGCTGCCAGTGCTGCTTGGTAGGTTGGGGACTCTTGGCTTTTGGTCTCCATGCGCACTTCGTCGCGTTCCATGCCTTGCCCGACTTCAGAGAGCAAGGAAAATGCCACTGCGACCACCACAGCGAGGACACCGACCTTGCCGCCGCCGTGCATATCGCCATTGCCATAGAGTCGGAACTGAAACCCGGTCATCACCGCTGTTACCATCACCGCTGTGATTGCATACTTCCATTCCATCGCTGTCCACTTATCAAAGTCTATGCCGCCGGTCGCGTATGACACCATGAAGTAGGAACTCATGAGAAAAGCAGCCATCGCGCCCAACAAGAAAAGTAGACCTGCCTGTTTATAATCTGCGAAGGCAAAGCCAGCATTGAAGTTTTTATCATCGTTTTTCATTTGAAATCTCCTTAAAACCAGTAGCTAAGCAGTAACACGGCGAAGGTAAAGCCGATTGCATGAACACCATGCTTGGCTTTTGCTGCGCGGAATGCTGCGAGACAGAGGGTCAAACCCATTGCGACATATGACCAATTCGACATAGCAGGGAACATGTCCGCGTAGTGAAGGTTAAATGCCGTTGGGATTAGTAGGAACATTGCCCACATGACCACTGCGCCGATGACTGCGAACCACGGGATTAGTGCATGAATGCGTTGCCAGTCGATCGGGGTGTTTTCCGTTTCCGTTTTCCAGTGTGATACGGATCCCGCGCTGGCGTTGCGTAGCGCGGTCAATTCTGTATTCTGTTGTGGTGTCAGTAGTGGATTCATGCTGAAACCCTCCGATAACCACGTTTGAGCATGTCCGCCTCAATAGCAGCAAAAGCCGCCTCACGGTTGCACTTGTGTTGATCGTGCTGATAGCAGTCGATTACCCACGGCATACGCCCACGCCCTGACCACACCACGCCTTGAAATTCATACTTGGCGGGGTAGTCCTTGAACGTGTCGCCACGGGGAACACGCACGATTAGCGGTGAACCGTCGGGTTTGTACCAGTGCAAACCGCTGATAGTTGGTTCTGGCGCAACTGGTGCAACTGTTGGCAGTGCAAAAAGGTCTAGTTGATTGAGTGGCTTAGTCACACATCACCTCCGATTCTTTGAGCGTGGGAAGTTGTTCCAACGAGTCCGAGGGGCGGTGAACCGCCCAAAGAGGAAGAGGAGGAGGGGGAGAACATGACGATTCCGGCGCGTTCTGCCAGCTTGTGCAGCTTGCCTTGTGTCTTGGCTTGATCAATCACGCCTTGAATATCGTCGCTGAAGGTCGGGGACAGGTCTGATTTTTTGGTGTCGGATTCACGAAGGAACTTTTGCACGAGCAACTTGTTCAGCGAGCCGATGTTCAGCAGATACCAATCTTTCAGGCGGGTGCGGATTTCTGCATCTTCCACGAGCAAACCGCGTACCTGATTGATGACTTCGCCGTATTGGTTGTGGGCATCGGTGGCGGTTTCTGCATCCTGCTTGGGTTGGCGCATCATGCGAATAGGACGTTCACGAGCGGAACATGCCGCGCCGCCGTTGATTTCGGTGTATGCCTTCCAGTCTTTGGCGTGTGCCGCTTGGCGGGCGGATTCGAGCAGGGGGTTCTCTTGTGCGTCGGTGATGCGGCGCAATTCGCGCCACGCCATGACGCTGGGGGCATTCCAGAAAGCGTACTGACGCAAGCCCCACACGGATTTTCTAGCCATGATTTTGATAATGGTTTGATCGGATGGGACGCCCGCTTGTAAATCATCCCAGTCTGCACCGGTTAAGCCCTTGGTGATGTATTTCACCATGTAGCTCACCATGCCCGCCGCGCTGGTCATGATTTTGAAACTGAGGCGACGTTCATTCGCGCCACGTTCGGTGGCGTCACGCGCTAGACCATAGACACATGCGCCTTTTTTGGTGAGCCGGTCAGTGTGCGCACCTCTGAGTGCTTTGTTATAGAAAATTTCAACGGCGCGTTGCACATCTTTGGACTTTACCCATATAGCGTAATGGTAGTGACTCACACCGTCATGATGGGTTTCATCCATGCGGAATCCGTAGCCGTCGATAGGGCGGATGTGCTTCGTTTTGCGCTTCCATGCGGTCTGGGTGAGCTTCCATGTTTCTTGCAACCAGTCCCGCGCATCGGCTGGGGTTTTGCTGGGGTCATAGTTGCGGTTTAGCTCCAACGTGCTGTTGGTGCGGGTGCTGTAACGATGGAAACGTGATGGGGTGGTGAGGGTGAAAAACACACCTACCCATGATTCTGGTTCAGCAGACGCAAACACATTGAGTTCCGGGAGGTCTGCCAATGCGCCGCCGCGTTTGCCGGTGGTCATGTGTTCCGGCAGTGCATCGACAATATCAGCCGACACGTAGTCGTCGCTGGCAATGGCTGACATCTCGTTAACCCTTACCATGAATTCGGCAAATTTGATGAATGCCGCCGTGTGTTCGCTGTCAGCGTCATCTAGGCTGATTTCGTCGCCTTCATTGGAAATCAGCACGGCTTGCTTTTTCCATGCTTCCAGCAGTGTTTGGCGGTACTGGTAATTATCCACAGCCTCTTGGGATGCGTAGGGGGAGGCGTCTTTGCTAACGTTGCCCGCGCGGATTTGCGCGGCTTCTGCATCCCGGCGGTGTTTTTTGGTGCGTTGCGCATCCCACCACTCAACCGAACATAGGCGCGATTTCACCGCCGCTTGGCTGTTGGGCTTGTGCGGGTCAGTTTCGACTTTGGGGTAAGTGGGGACGCGCACACCTTGACCACGCGCCCATTCTGCGGTGGTGTCCAGATCGGCAATTTGCAGCATTTTCGCGGCTGTGAGTGCGAGGCGGTGTTTGGCTTCTAAGCGTTTGTCGCCTGATGCGAGGGTCAGGGAATTGATGGTTTCCCGGAACCATAGATTGGTGTTCCGGCGGCGTTCACCTTCGGTTTGGGTGTCAGTGTTGCTCAGGTAGCGGTCAGCGTATTGTGAGCGCACGATTGCATGGAAGTCTTCCGGGATTTTGGCAAGTTGCTTGTCAATCCATACGCCGTCATGCAGGTGATGGGTGAGGTTAGCCATGAGTGTTACCCTCCATTTCGCGCTTCAAGCCGGTGCGGATTTCGTCAAGTTCATCCAAGATCAGCATGATGGTGGTGAGCATTTCTTGCTTGCGTAGATCGGTGCAGTAGTCATTGGTAGCGCCTTTCGCGAAGATAGCCAATGATGACGCGCCGCTTCTTTTGAGTTGCTCTAACAGGGTGATGATTTCAGGATTCATAGCGCCACCTCTGCATTCAGCACGTTGCGATTCAGCCAAGACACCCACAGACGCGCTACGTAGTGGGTAGGGTTGTCGGGGTTGGTTTCGGATTTGCGGCGCTGGATTTCTTCATGCACCAGCTTGACGCGATCTTCAAAGGGGATAGGGGCGACGATTGCGCCGGTAGTGGTTGGGTTACTCATTTGCTCACCCCACGTCCGTCTGTGACGGTGTGAGCAGCAAGGAATGCGTCGAGTGCTGATTTACGGTAGCGCACGCTACGCCCCACGAGGATATACGGCAGGCGGTCGGGGTAGTCGTGACGCCATTTCTCTAAGGTGCGAGGGGCAAAACCGATATAAGGAGCGGCTTCTTTCTCTTTAAAGAGCGGGTCGCCGTTGAGGGTATAGCCGGGGATTTGCTCAACGATTTGCGCCCGGCGGATTGCGTCACGATTGCGACGGATGCGACGGGTTGCGCGGCTGGGGGTGGTGGTCTGTTTGATCATTTGACACCGCCTTGCATGGCAGTTGCCGCCTTGATCAGATCGGAATAACCGAGGTTATACGTAGCGGTCTGCACGGCTTCGATGCGCTTTTCGATGGTCTCGAACAGATGCGCCAGTTCCGCCGGTTCGCATTCCTCAAACGCTGCCTTTTTGCCAATACTGGCAAGGCATTGCAACGCCCACAGTTCTTTGCTTGATTCTAAGATGGTGTCTTGCAGGTTCATTAGTTTGCACCTCCGTTGTCAGAGGCTTCACATTCTGCGAGCGCTGAAAAAGGGGTTGCGGTACTGCCTTGCTTTTCCTGTGGGATTGCAAACAGGGTGAACAGGGCGGTTTTTGCGTCTTGCAGATTGGCGCATTCAAACGTTTCAAGATTGATGCCGTGCAGGGTTTGGCGGTGGTACGCCACGTCAACAAAGGTGGTGGTCTTGGGTTTGCCGCCGACTTGACCTTGATGGTAGCCAAGCACAATCCATGCTACTGGGGTGTCTTTGCGATAGGCGATTACGCCGGTACGTGATTGCTTGAATACCAGCAGGGGCGATTCTTTGCGCTTACGTCCGATGGGTGCAATAGGGAGGTGTGGCAGGTACGCCGATAGATTGCGGGCAGTGTTGCCCATAGTGAGTGCTGTCATGATGACCGCTCCATGTTTAGTTTTACGATTGGGCAAAAGTTGCCGGGTACTCGTATCGTCTACATGGAGCACGACGCGCTTATTCCCTCCGAGGAGGTTTCTTAGTCCACGCATACCCGGCATAAAGCCGCTGTGTGCGAAGTCTACGGGCATAAAAAATCCCGCTGCGTCGTTAGGGCGGGTTTGCCGCCATGTATGGGGATACGAGTCCCAGAATTTTGCTGTTTGCCGGTGCTTTGCATCGACACGAACAGGATAGGGGAAAAGCGGGGATACGGTCAACTTATCAGCGGATAAGATGCGTTTTGTTTTTTGGGATGATCGCGCAGAATCATTCGGTTTTGTGTTTTGGCGGTGGAATGTTTGGATGTGTCGGGTTATCATGGCGGCTCAACTTTTTTGTTCAAGGCTAGCCGCATTGCTAGCCTTTTTTTATTGTGCCGATAAAAAACACCGGAAAGCCGGAATTCCGGTTTTTCCGGTTTTTGTCCCACTATTTCACTGGGTTTTTCTCCAACTCTTTCAGCGTTTCACTAATGATGTCACTGATATGCCCGACGGATACGCCGGGGTTCATGCTGCCATCAATAGCCACAGCAATAGTTTTAAGTTTGCGGTCTCGCTTGTTCTTACCAGCCGCCCACAACTCACGCGCCTTTTGTTTCATTTGTTCGTTACGCTGCTTGGTTTCTTCTTTGACTGGCGTTTTGCTGATGCTGCGTGGTGCTGGTTCGTCGGTGAGCCTTGCGCGGTCGTGGTAGCGTTTCCATAAGGTGTGGGCTTGTCGCTGGAATGTTTCGGTGGTGGTCAAACCGCGCCCTAGTTCGTTAAGTTCTATGATTGCGAACACTTGTTCTGTGAGCGGTAATCTTAGGTAAGCTTGCAGCTTTTCGCGGTCACTTAGTCCACGATCTTCTAGGGAGTCTGGATACACATAAGGCTTGAGGTTGCCGCGCTTGATTTCAATAATTATCCCTTGGCAAAGTTGCCGCCGATATATGGCAAGGTCGATCAGCGGATAAATCAGCATGGATAATTTAATAATCGACAATGCCGACGGGGTGTCACGTAAGCCGAGCGCCGCATCATGCCACAAGTCTCTTGCATCGTCGTCTCTGTTAGCGAGCCGCGCCAGACTGGTTTTAATGGCATAGGCGGGATAATGCTTGTGCTGTAGGAAGTCTCGATGCCAATCAGGGAGCA
The window above is part of the Thiothrix winogradskyi genome. Proteins encoded here:
- a CDS encoding replication endonuclease, producing MANLTHHLHDGVWIDKQLAKIPEDFHAIVRSQYADRYLSNTDTQTEGERRRNTNLWFRETINSLTLASGDKRLEAKHRLALTAAKMLQIADLDTTAEWARGQGVRVPTYPKVETDPHKPNSQAAVKSRLCSVEWWDAQRTKKHRRDAEAAQIRAGNVSKDASPYASQEAVDNYQYRQTLLEAWKKQAVLISNEGDEISLDDADSEHTAAFIKFAEFMVRVNEMSAIASDDYVSADIVDALPEHMTTGKRGGALADLPELNVFASAEPESWVGVFFTLTTPSRFHRYSTRTNSTLELNRNYDPSKTPADARDWLQETWKLTQTAWKRKTKHIRPIDGYGFRMDETHHDGVSHYHYAIWVKSKDVQRAVEIFYNKALRGAHTDRLTKKGACVYGLARDATERGANERRLSFKIMTSAAGMVSYMVKYITKGLTGADWDDLQAGVPSDQTIIKIMARKSVWGLRQYAFWNAPSVMAWRELRRITDAQENPLLESARQAAHAKDWKAYTEINGGAACSARERPIRMMRQPKQDAETATDAHNQYGEVINQVRGLLVEDAEIRTRLKDWYLLNIGSLNKLLVQKFLRESDTKKSDLSPTFSDDIQGVIDQAKTQGKLHKLAERAGIVMFSPSSSSSLGGSPPLGLVGTTSHAQRIGGDV
- a CDS encoding helix-turn-helix domain-containing protein, whose protein sequence is MIKQTTTPSRATRRIRRNRDAIRRAQIVEQIPGYTLNGDPLFKEKEAAPYIGFAPRTLEKWRHDYPDRLPYILVGRSVRYRKSALDAFLAAHTVTDGRGVSK
- a CDS encoding H-NS histone family protein — its product is MTKPLNQLDLFALPTVAPVAPEPTISGLHWYKPDGSPLIVRVPRGDTFKDYPAKYEFQGVVWSGRGRMPWVIDCYQHDQHKCNREAAFAAIEADMLKRGYRRVSA
- a CDS encoding lytic murein transglycosylase, which codes for MQYLKTVLFTMGMLSGSAVYADCTPPDFKGWIADFQQEATAAGLPADVLNNLKPDPTAIQRDRSQQVFAQDFLTFATKKVSANRLGLGRTHLKKHAALLKRIEQEYGVPAEILVALWGLETDFGAVTGDFSTLRSLVTLAHDCRRPEMFRAELLSALQLLQKGDLTPAKMRGAWAGEVGQLQFMASSYDRYAVDFDGDKHRDLIHSSADALASAANLLKVNGWRAGEPWLQEVKVPAAMDWSLARLNSRLPLEDWAVQGVKDADGSALSGSGTAALLLPMGRHGPAFLAFPNFEVFLQWNESTVYATTAGYFATRLAGAPVLRQGNAPVKVLTVGQTKQLQAKLQAQGQAISKIDGIIGEETREAVRQVQQKLGLPVDGYPDPELLARL